The nucleotide window CTAGTGAAATGGAATGTTTGATATCGCACGATCTCCAGGCCATGAAAAATAAATAGGTAACTTGTCGATCAGAAGTGTCACAATGATTATTTGCGCTCATAGAGGAACTgttgtgtatttatatatatatacataaaagtataTGTTCGTTTACATGTATTGTGTAAACTACATAtcctcacctaaaatgcaaaacaacctATCACAAGAAACTAGTAATTGAGTTTTTTGTTGCATACGATTCACTACaccatattacatatatacatatatgcatcgAATTTTAAGCTTCCGCTATCAGATATAACCAGTagataaccaatatgtaaccagtagataaccaatatataaccagtagataaccaatatgtaaccagtatataaccactatataaccaGTAGATAACCAATATACCTATCAGATATAACCAGtagataaccaatatataaccagtatataaccactatataaccagtagataaccaatatataaccagtatataaccactatataaccagtagataaccaatatataaccattttataaccaaaactaaaattttgtttcaatatgagtggtttctattacatCGTTTTCCTGCGCCTGTAAACGAATGAAAATTTATGttactttattttgcattttaagctACGATTTATTTTCTATAGAGCTGATAACTGACTACAAAAACTACTAGAAATAATTTAAGTGTTATTAATTTACTTGCcgttaataaatattaagtaaCTTAATGTTTTCTTACAAATAAGACATGCTTTACATTAGGTAGGTTATACAGCATATAGCCagtcattaattaaaatatttcatttattgctatttttggtGACAACAATGAccgtcaaaatttttttacaatccGTCAGTCAACTTTATTAGTAGCGTAAAACCTCATATCGATCAGAAAAGTAATCTAATCAGTTCGGTTTTTAACGGTGCTAGTCAAATATTTCGTGTAATCCGCTATGCGTCTAAAATGTAGAAATtcatgatttttatattttatgcaaagtttatattgtaattttcaaaatttccttTAATAACTGTTATTCGTTTAACAGTCGCCACTTTTGTAGCATCAACAACTGAATGCTGAGCACTCGAAATGGCGGAAGCGCAACTGCGTCAACGACCCGGTGACTACCTATGCGGTTTAGCCAAATGGCATCCCGCTTGGATGCAACGCTACGCAACAACAAAGTCATTTATGTTGGTCTATGGGCTGCTGGGCACCATTCAAGCCATGTCCTACATGTATTTCGTCGTCACATTAACAACAATCGAGAAACGCTTCAAGATTCCTAGCCAAACAACAGGTAAATATTCGAATTCTAAGCGACTagtggtacatacatacaaacatgtaatAAAATATACGCACCGAACTACATATAAAATGAAGGCAGTGTACGGTGCGTATGAGCAACCAAACGGAAATGGTGATGACTTCAAAGCTATTTCTTGTGTCTGGCACTAttgaaatatgtttaaaattttttgaattgaaaaagaaatacaaGTGTTTTGTTaaccatatatttattttgaaaaaaaaaaaataattttttttgtgccgCGGCACTTTGAAATTATAAACGGGTTTGGACTTGATTGAACGTCATACTTTTAATGCTCAATATTTTCtcactaatttaaaaaaaaaaaaaattagacttAAATTTCTTCCTAAGTGCACACACCAACTAGTTGAAGCCTCGCTTATACGCAATCGTTTAGTGTAATTATATACGTgcatattcatataaaaatctTGCTTAATTAACGAATATGCTATTTTAAGAATTATGAATTAAAAGCAAACTAGCTACACCGGTcaacattttcgaatttttgtgTAATTTCAGTTTCTCCTacaccaaaaatatgcaaaattttttatttgaataaactttgttgttgtagcgcttTTTTCGTATTTCCTTTATGTTCATATGGGCTCTCTCCACCTTGtagctttttttgtatttcttttctgtTTTAATGGACTCTCTcgtatgtaaaattaaattttaagatcCAAATTTACAAATTCATGTGTTTTTCAATGATTAAAAGCAGAATTTAAGCATGAAaacagaaaaccaaaaattttttttgttgcccgGTGCTATTATAATTCCTTCattatttgcgtttttttatagtttatgccttaaacatacataaatgcatatacatatattaatatacattatTTACCGTTTTTTTCCATTTCACACTTTTTTCTTTACCGTTTATTAGGCATTATCTTGAGCGGCAATGAAATATCGCAAATCCTGCTCTCGCTTATACTCAGCTATATTGGGGGTCAACGAAATCGCCCACGTTGGATCGCATGGGGCATTGTGTTTTGCGGACTATCCTGTTATATATTAGCTCTGCCACATTTCATTTATGGCGCCGGCGATGGCGCACTACATCTCACCGCGGAATATTTACAAGAGCAGTCGTCATCCAACCTGACGTTAAATATGACAAGTTCATTCTCATTGGTtgtaggtgaacaaaattagtACATTTCATGTTATCATATcaaattttatatgtgtgtgtgctatatttacatatgtatacttatgtgtgtgtgggcgtgTGTGTTTGGTGTACACAATAATTTAGTTCAATTTAAGTCGTCCGAATTCAAATTTACTGAGCGCTAAGCTCAGAAGTACAATACACATAtagacaaatacatacaaacttacacTTATGGACAAAGAAATGGGTTTGAGATCTgacaaaaattatgtatatatttgaaccaaaaacaagaaaaaagtcagCTTCGTCCACACGGAAGTTATGATACCTTTCTCCTACAGCAGAGAAGCGAATAAAGTGGGCTCTGTCTTGATTTTGAATGGCCACTTTGTATTgcaacatacgagtatatgctatagcgatccgaaatgaacaatatgttcgaaTGTTGTAGCTTTGTCTATGacaataatctgtaccaaatttcataaaaataacttgtcaaataaaatagctTCCCTTATACGAACTTCATTtggatcggtcaatttgtagaGCAGCTATACACTAAAATGGTCCGAACTGAAAAATATATGGTCTGTATGAGAAAAGCAGCCACCATGCCTGACCAGTGgttaggtgactgtcgcgccgcgatgttaTTCGTTTTAGTTGTCACAACGCGACGTCAAGTGAAGCTGGCggccagctggctctatataagtgaagcaggcaccgtgcctggccagtgcttaggtgactgtcgcgccgtgaTGTGATTTGCTTTGGAAGTCGCAAGGTGGCTTCAAGTGAAGCGCTGGCggccagctggctctatataagtaaagcaggcaccATGCCTAGCCAGTACATgagtgactgtcgcgccgcgatgtgatttGTTTTAGCTGACATGTTTTAAAAAAGAGGTGAAGGTTACTTTGATGCCTTGCATCCGAAGTGCAGATCACTATGAAGTAATTAAAAGAATTCTTATATAgtcattaaatttaatagaTAGGAATTATTTGGAGTTTTATAGGACGACCCCTGTAGTGAGCTACAGCTTCCCCTACCTCAACGTCCACACACAATGTTatcgtatgtaaatatttaatatatatgctAATATGCGCTGCACAATAGAAAACATGTTTATAAGTAACTATTCCATTGTTTACTAATTTATCATTGTCATAATTTCGTTTTAGAACGCGTCCATACGAAGTTCGCAAGAAATGTGCGGTCTAATGAAATCATCACAAGAATGCGAGTCTTTTCTGTCCATTGTGCCGTTGGTCTTGATTTTCCTCTCGCAATTCGTGTTAGGCGTGGGCAATACCTTGTATTATTCGCTGGGTCAAACGTATCTTGATGATAATACGAAAGAGAGAAATACGCCGCTCATGTTGGCCGTGGCCATGGCACTCAGAATGATCGGTCCGATCGTGGGTTTCTTTTTGGGTAAGCTCAAATTAACTAACGGTAACTGaatgtgacaaaaaaaaaataatttctcaagATGTTATAAGTTTATGATTACCTTAATggcattattatttttcgagaatttattcttaaatttaaacttaCCTCACAATATTACACACGATAACAGTTACTCTAAAGAACCCTTTCCCATTTTGAACATGCAATTTTTTCCGATCTCTACCATAATTTCAGGttacatttcattaaatatgtatattgatccCTTCAAAAAGCCACTAATCGACAATAAAGATCCACGCTGGTTGGGTGCTTGGTGGTTTGGTTGGATGATATTGGGCACTTTGATGGTGCTCTTCTCTGGTCTAATCGGACTCTTTCCCAAACAATTGCCAAAAAAGAAATCGGAACACTACAACTCACACTTGCCACGGATGATGCGTTTGGAGCAGCTTAAGAAGGAAGATGGCATATCGTTGGGCAGCACGCTATCTCTTACAGCCGCGCTGGATGCAAACGCAGCAGCTGCGGTTGACGCGGACGACTTTCCGAAACTTAAAGGTTTGccgtaaatttaaataaataactaatttgATCATTAATAAGCTCTGGTGTGCATTCTTGCAACAGATTTTCCGAAGGCCCTGCTGCGTTTGTTACGCAACAAATTGCTTATATACAACATCATATCGGGCGTATTCTATATTTTGGGCGCTGCTGGCTACATGACATTCTTGTCCAAATATATGGAGGTGCAATTCCATAGAACCGCACAAACCGCCACGGTTGTAGTGGGTCCAATATCGATAATTGGCATGGTGATTGGCCTCATTGGATCCGGCATCGTTATATCGAAGAAACATCCATCGCCGAGCAAAGTGCTAATGTGGAATGTTATAGTGGGCTGTGTGTATATTTTGGGGCAAACgtcgtatatttttatgtattgtgGTGATACGATATCTCTGCAGAATGGTGACAagtaagtaaattaattttcgatttaaatttttttcatttatttgttgttgctttcttttttgaattttctctcAGCTATAATTTCACCAAtcaatgtaataaaaattgtagcTGCGATAATGTGGCGTATTCGCCGGTCTGTCACGAGGCCAGCGACACAACATTCTTCTCTGCATGTCATGCGGGCTGTAAAACTTGGGACGCCAAAGAGAAGGTgagtttttgaagaatttcgTGTATACGCATGTACTTGTATGTCGAAGTGTGtacaatacttttttaaaaaaatctttacttACAGACATTTTCGAATTGCTCTTGCATTAATGTTTTGGACCCCGTCTTTACGAGTACTGTTCCCTACACGTCCACCACTCCCAGCTTTCTAAGTGACTTAAGCACCAAAGAACAACAACCACTTACACAGAAAAGCTCAGAAATTATCAATGGTATATCTACAACAGGAACGCCGGTACCAGTACCCACCATGCTACTAAACAACGATGACATCACCgtaccaacaacagcaagcatatggacaacaacaccaaaaccaacaacaacggcTGATGAACTGCTCACACGCGTCAGCCGTTCTGTGAACACACTCTCCGATATACTCACACCAGGCGTTTGCTTGAAGGGCTGTTCTGTGGCCTTTTACAGTTTCACTATCGCATCGATGGTTGTCAATTGGTTCGGCTCTTCTGGGCGTATTGGCAATCTATTGGTGAACTTTCGCGCCGTTGCCACGAAGGATAAATCCTTTGCACAAGGTCTTTCCCTAATGATGATTAGTTTGCTTGCACTTATACCGGGCCCCATTATATTTGGACGTATAATAGATTCAACTTGCCTTGTGTGGACGGAGACTTGTCATGGTAGAGGCAATTGCCAATTGTATGATCAGACGAAATTCCGGtactatgtaaatatattagcGTTGTGTAAGTATGAAAGTTTGAGGTATACTTAcgttagggtgtccgttatttacggAGTTGATTTTAATACCCTGAAcggagtatattaagtttgccacgaaatttaTTACACGTAGTAGGAAACGTCGAAggcattataaaatatatatatacacatatatgatCAGCTGAGTCAATTTTACCATGTCGGCCTGTCCTTTTGTACATTGTTTGTCCCGAAAGTAATTGGACTgcttttcttccgccgcgactgtacttcagaGCGTGCGCGTAcagactggattcggtagagggcgtccctaactaacgaacgagcggctggtcagttgtcaccgagcacctggagagtcaggacaaacattttcgcgcggcGTGGTTctatgagtggtgcaagccgaaaaacagcgttcgttagagcagaggtacgcgattaaattctgtgtgaaactcggtaaatcagCGATAGAGACGTTTGATGTGATCAAGctggcttacccagatgttgctttggAAAGAAGTGAtatgtttcggtggcaccaggcctgtttggagggccgggaagaggt belongs to Bactrocera dorsalis isolate Fly_Bdor chromosome 1, ASM2337382v1, whole genome shotgun sequence and includes:
- the LOC105231148 gene encoding solute carrier organic anion transporter family member 74D — encoded protein: MAEAQLRQRPGDYLCGLAKWHPAWMQRYATTKSFMLVYGLLGTIQAMSYMYFVVTLTTIEKRFKIPSQTTGIILSGNEISQILLSLILSYIGGQRNRPRWIAWGIVFCGLSCYILALPHFIYGAGDGALHLTAEYLQEQSSSNLTLNMTSSFSLVNASIRSSQEMCGLMKSSQECESFLSIVPLVLIFLSQFVLGVGNTLYYSLGQTYLDDNTKERNTPLMLAVAMALRMIGPIVGFFLGYISLNMYIDPFKKPLIDNKDPRWLGAWWFGWMILGTLMVLFSGLIGLFPKQLPKKKSEHYNSHLPRMMRLEQLKKEDGISLGSTLSLTAALDANAAAAVDADDFPKLKDFPKALLRLLRNKLLIYNIISGVFYILGAAGYMTFLSKYMEVQFHRTAQTATVVVGPISIIGMVIGLIGSGIVISKKHPSPSKVLMWNVIVGCVYILGQTSYIFMYCGDTISLQNGDNYNFTNQCNKNCSCDNVAYSPVCHEASDTTFFSACHAGCKTWDAKEKTFSNCSCINVLDPVFTSTVPYTSTTPSFLSDLSTKEQQPLTQKSSEIINGISTTGTPVPVPTMLLNNDDITVPTTASIWTTTPKPTTTADELLTRVSRSVNTLSDILTPGVCLKGCSVAFYSFTIASMVVNWFGSSGRIGNLLVNFRAVATKDKSFAQGLSLMMISLLALIPGPIIFGRIIDSTCLVWTETCHGRGNCQLYDQTKFRYYVNILALSLTSIGVIFDILVWYHGRHLDLYGEKEEQKLKETRQRDKPITPLLAHSS